The following are encoded together in the Humulus lupulus chromosome 5, drHumLupu1.1, whole genome shotgun sequence genome:
- the LOC133834020 gene encoding uncharacterized protein LOC133834020: MGYPVLPHPPIPATGQPHLDSMNCGISNCHVVNGVPAPSNYHPIRMNSGNDMLMDSSDGDMAPVIPPSSAMSSMSEMAMSPSSVASIGHFPFMASEISGILSQVYNVYLSLN; the protein is encoded by the exons ATGGGATACCCTGTTCTACCACATCCTCCAATACCAGCCACAGGTCAACCTCATCTCGACTCAATGAACTGTGGAATATCAAACTGTCATGTGGTTAATGGTGTCCCTGCACCGAGCAACTATCATCCTATTAGGATGAACTCTGGAAATGA TATGTTGATGGACAGCAGTGATGGTGATATGGCACCTGTTATTCCCCCAAGTAGTGCAATGTCTTCCATGTCAGAGATGGCCATGAGTCCTTCATCAGTGGCATCCATCGGTCACTTCCCATTCATGGCATCTGAAATATCAGGTATACTGTCACAGGTATACAATGTTTACCTTTCACTTAACTAA